From the genome of Muricauda sp. SCSIO 64092, one region includes:
- a CDS encoding terpene synthase family protein encodes MPYSEPKPQTWFIKSSINPNFEYARQHCLDWALKFEFVKKDDRNYQRLEISKIWMLTARAYPSATKEELCFATEWFTWLFCHDDICDDSQLRNQLDSLLVLHKEFMAILLHKKMPGKSDPLHRGLLHIREQLDDITAEKWIATFTEDVRLYLNATRWEAKNRRYNTINSVSSYNKMRLFSGAVYTCFDLIGMFHQIDVDVSFLKDLPFRQMITMANNCVCWDNDIRGVAKELKEGTTNLITCLKHEHHISIEEAIKRAQKMCDMEMEDFFEFKERLPKFDEQKSLQQYTAGLESLVQGHIDWYSDTERYTVKD; translated from the coding sequence ATGCCTTATTCAGAACCAAAACCCCAAACTTGGTTTATAAAGTCTTCCATAAACCCAAATTTTGAGTATGCCCGCCAACATTGTCTTGACTGGGCCTTAAAGTTTGAATTCGTAAAAAAAGATGATAGAAATTACCAACGCTTGGAGATTTCCAAGATTTGGATGTTGACCGCTCGGGCCTACCCATCGGCAACAAAAGAAGAGCTTTGTTTCGCAACCGAATGGTTTACCTGGTTGTTTTGTCATGACGATATTTGTGACGATTCCCAATTAAGAAATCAACTCGATAGCTTGCTTGTCCTGCACAAAGAATTTATGGCCATTTTATTGCATAAGAAGATGCCTGGCAAAAGTGATCCTTTGCACCGTGGCCTGCTTCATATTCGAGAGCAATTGGACGATATTACGGCTGAAAAATGGATTGCTACATTTACCGAAGATGTACGACTATATCTTAACGCAACACGTTGGGAGGCTAAAAATCGTAGGTACAATACCATAAACAGCGTTTCTTCATATAACAAAATGAGGTTATTCTCAGGAGCGGTATATACTTGTTTCGATTTGATTGGAATGTTCCATCAAATCGATGTGGATGTATCGTTTTTAAAAGACCTTCCTTTTAGGCAAATGATAACAATGGCAAACAATTGTGTTTGTTGGGACAATGATATTCGTGGCGTGGCCAAAGAATTGAAAGAGGGAACAACAAATCTTATTACTTGTTTGAAGCATGAACATCATATTTCAATCGAAGAGGCCATTAAAAGAGCACAAAAGATGTGCGATATGGAAATGGAGGATTTTTTTGAATTTAAAGAACGGTTGCCAAAGTTTGACGAGCAAAAGTCGTTGCAACAATACACAGCCGGTTTAGAGTCTCTCGTACAAGGTCATATAGATTGGTATTCCGATACCGAGCGCTATACCGTCAAGGATTGA